In Streptomyces erythrochromogenes, the DNA window ACCCCCGGGACGTCGCCGCCCTCGACGCCGAGGGCCTGCGCGAGATCCCGGGCGTCGGCCGGTCGGTCGCCGACAAGATCCTCGAGTACCTGCGGACCGGCCGCATGTCCGTCGTCGACAAGGCCAGGGCCTCCGTGCCGTCCGGCGTCCGCGAGCTGATCGCGATCCCCGGGCTCGGACCGCGCAAGGCCATGGCCCTGTACGAGGAGCTGGGCGTCACCTCGGTCGACCAGCTCCTCGAAGCCGTTCACCAGGAACGGCTGCGCGACCTCAAGGGCTTCGGCGAGCGCACCGAGGAGAACATCCTGCACGGCATCTCCCTGCTCCAGAAGGCGGGTGGGGGCCGGATCCTCGTCGGCGCCGCCATGGACGTCGCCGAACAGCTCGTCGCCGAGCTGTCCGCCGTCCGAGGCTGCGTCCGCTGCACGTACGCGGGGTCCCTGCGCCGCATGCGGGAGACCATCGGCGACGTCGACGTCCTGGTGGCGGCGAGCAGGCCGGCGCCGTTCATGGAGGCCCTGACCTCCCTCCCGTACGTCGCCGAGGTCATCGCGCGCGGTGAGAAGAAGACCTCCGTCCGGACTTCCACGGGCCTCCAGGTGGACCTGCGCGTCCTTCCGCCCGCCTCCTGGGGCGCGGGGCTGCAGTACTTCACCGGGTCCAAGGCACACAACATCCGCACCCGCGAACTCGCCGTACGCCAGGGCCTCAAGCTCTCCGAGTACGGGCTCTTCGACGCCGAGAGCGGCGAGAGCACCGCCTCGGAGACCGAGGAGTCCGTCTACGACCGGCTCGGACTGCCCTGGATACCGCCGGCGCTGCGCGAGGACCGCGGCGAGATCGCGGCCGGGCTGCGCGGCGAACTCCCGGACCTCCTCGACGACAAGGACATCCGCGGCGACCTGCACACCCACACCGACCTCACGGACGGACTCGCCCCGCTGGAGGACATGGTCGCCGCCGCTGCCGCCCGGGGATACGCGTACTACGCGGTCACCGACCACGCCCCGGACCTCTCCATGCAGCGCATGACCCGGGAGAAGATCCTCGCCCAGCGCGAGCGGGTGCGCGAACTGGACGGCAGGCACCACAGGATGCGGCTGCTGCACGGCACGGAACTCAACATCGGCCCCGACGGCTCGCTGGACTGGCCCGACGCGTTCCTCGCGGACTTCGACATCTGCGTGGCCTCGGTGCACTCTCACTTCGACCAGAGCAGGCCGGAGCTGACGCGCCGTCTCATCCGCGCCTGCGAGAACCCGCACGTCGCCGTGATCGGGCATCCCACGACCCGCCGGATCGGCAAACGCCCGGGCATCGACGCCGACTTCGACGCCGTCTTCGAGGCCTGCGCGCGGACGGGCACGGCTCTGGAGATCAACGCCCATCCCGAGCGGCTCGACCTGTGCGACGAGGACATCCTGCGGGCGAAGCGGTACGGGGTGAAGTTCGCGGTGAACTCGGACGCCCACGCCACCACGCATCTGCCCTACATGCGCTACGGGGTGGGGACGGCGCAGCGCGGCTGGCTGACCGCGGACGACGTCGTCAACGCCTGGCCGCTGACGAGACTGCGCCGGTTCCTGGCCGGGAAGACCAGGTGAGCACCTGCCCGCGGGTGCGACCGGTTCGCGCCGGCCGCGCCCGCCGGCAGGGTCCTGTCAGTGGCCGAAGTCGAACCAGTTGACGTTCACGAAGTCCGCCGGCTGGCCGCTTGTGAAGGTCAGATAGACGTCGTGCGTGCCCGTGACCGCGGTGATGTTCGCCGGGATCGTGCGCCAGCTCTGCCAACCGCCGGTGTTCGCGACGGAGAAGCTGCCGACCGGGGGCGAGGTCCGGCTGTCGAGCCGTACCTCGACGAGCCCGCTGACCCCGCCGGCGGCCCCGCTCGCGACCCGGCCGTGGAACTGCCGAGCCGGGGCGGAGCCGAAGTCCACGCCCCGGAACAGGGCCCAGTCGCCGTTGCCGATCGCCGCGAGGTTCTGGCCGCCGCCCGCGTCCGCGGAAGCCTCCTTGGCCACGCCCGACTGGCCGTCGTACGACTCGGCCCGGATCGCGGCGTAGGCGTCGCGGTTGCCGGACGGCGGGGTGGTGGGCGGCGTGGTCGGGGGAGTGGTGGGCGGTGTCGTGCCGCCCGTGGACCGCAGGACGGACACGTAGTCGACGACCATGGCGTGGCCGGGCTCGGTGCCGGCGTCGGGTCCGCCCCCGAAGGCGTCGGGGAACCCGCCGCCCATGGCGACGTTCAGGATGATGAAGTAGCCGTGGTTGGTGGCGTTGGTCCAGGTCGTCGCGTCGACCTGATCGGCGCGCACGGTGTGGAAGTTGAGCCCGTCGACGTAGAAGCGCATCTGCTCGACCGCGGTGGAGCGGTCCCACTCGACGGCGTAGGTGTGGAAGCCGGCCTGGCAGGTGGCCCCGGGGCAGACGCGCTGGCCGCCGATGCCGGACGTCTCGTTGCAGGGACCGCCCGGGCTCGTGCCGCAGTGCACCGTCGCCCAGACGGTGTTGAGGCCCTGGACGTTCTCCATGATGTCGATCTCGCCGACGCCCGGCCAGTTCCACCAGTTCCCGCGGTACGGGGTGCCGAGCATCCAGAAGGCGGGCCAGTAGCCCTTGGCGGCCGGCCCCGTGACGTTCGGCATCTGGATGCGCGCCTCGGTGCGGAGCGTGCCGCCCGCCGGGGGCTCGAAATCGCCCCGCCGGGTCTCGACGCGACCGGACGTCCACCGGCCCGCGGCGTCCCGGCGGGGGGTGATGCGCAGGTGGCCCGCGCCGTCGAGGGAGACGTTGGCGGGGTCGGCGGTCATCGTCTCGATCTCGCCCGTCCCGAAGTTGGCGGGACCGCCGGGATAGCTGGTGCCGGTGGTGTACTGCCAGTCGGCGGTGTCCACCCCGGAGCCGGCGGGCCCGTCGAACTCGTCCAGGAACACCTGGGACCAGCCCGCCGGTGCGGGGGGAGCCGCTGCACTGGCGGGCAGCACGACGCCCGCGGCGGCGGCCGCCACCAGGGCGGCCGTACCGATCGCGGCCAGGACTGCCCGCCGTAAGGTCGCTCGTTTCCTGCCGGATGTCTCGCGCATGGGTGCCCTCTCTGAAGCGCGCGCCGAGGCGCGGGTGCGGGGGGATGTAGAGCCGGGTCCACCGTTCTGAGAGCGCTCTCAGAACGGTGGCTACTGTGCTCTGCACCCCCGCGACCGTCAAGAGCCGCAACAAGCGTCTCCCCGCCGAGTACGACTCGGCGGGGAGACGGTGGGACGGGGGGAGGGGACGGTCAGCCGAGGTGGCCGAAGAGGTCGACGACGACGTGGGCGGAGCCCCAGCCGAGGTTGGCGATCTCCACCTTGCCGTCGGCGCCGACCGGCACCGTGACCAGATTGGCGACGGTCCGCCCGGTCGTCCAGTTGAGGTTGGAGGAGTCGGGGCGGGCGACGCCGGAGGGCCAGACGGTCAGGTGGCCGTCGGACTTCGGGTCGGTCACGGTCACGTTCAGCACGACCGCCTTGGCCCGGCCGAGTTCAGGGTTCCCGGAGAGGTCGAGCACGGTGCTGCCGCGCGCGGGGACCGCACCGGAGGTCCGGGTGTCCAGTACGCGCTGGGGGCCGGCGGTGTGGAAACCGGCACCCGCCTGGTCGTCGGAGTAGTAGCCGAACACGTCGGCGATCAGGTGGGTGGTGCCCCAGCTCGCGTTGAACAGCTTCACCGTCCCGTCCGAACCGACCGGTACCACCACGTGGTTGGGCACGGTCTGGCCCGCCGTCCAGTTGAGGCTGGACGATTCGGGGCGGGCGACGCCCGACGGCCACACCGTCAGGTGCCCGGCGTCCTTCGCGTCCGTGACGGTCACGTTCAGCACGACGGCCTTCACCCCGGACTGCGGCACGCCGCCACGGCCCGCGACCTGCAGCGCCACCTCACTGCGGGCTGCCACCGGGGTGGTGCCCGGCCGGCCCACGGCCGCACGGGAGTCCAGCAGGCGGGCCGGGCCCGCCGCGGTGAAGGTGCTGCCGGAGGCGTCGGCGGAGTAGTAGCCGAAGACGTCGGCGATCAGGTGCGCCGTGCCCCAGCCCGCGTTGCGCAGGTTGACCTTGCCGTCCTCGCCGACCGGTACCACGACCTGGTTCGGCACGGTCCGCCCGGTCGTCCAGTTGAGGTTGGAGGAGTCGGGTCGAGGGGTGCCGGAGGGCCAGACGGTCAGGTGCCCGTCCGACTGCGGCTCGGTGACCGTCACGTTCAGCACGACGGCCTTCACCCCGGACTGCGGTACCCCCGCCCGGCCCGCGACCTGCAGCGACACCTCGCCGCCGGCCGCCACCGGAGCCGTTCCGGCACGGCCGAGGCCCGCCCGGGTGTCCAGCAGCCGCGCCGGGGACAGTGTGGTGAAGCGGTCGCCGGCCTGCGCGGCCGGGATGCCGTTGTTGGCCACGTGGACGCGCTGCCCGTCGGCGTCGGCCCACACGATGTTCGACCCGGTACGGTCCACCGCCCAGGACCGGTTCGGGTGGCGCCGGCTCTTCCACTCCTCGCCCTGGGCGAGCGTGCGGACCCGCACGGTGCTCTCGCCGCCCGAGGTCTTGATGCCGTCGTGGAAGTCGAGCAGCAGCAGCCTGCCGGTGGCCAGGTCCTGGCGCACCAGATAGCCGTCGCCGAGCAGCGACTCCCGGCCCTGGACGCTGTTGGTCCAGTCCTTGCTCATCACCGGAACCGAGAGGGTCTGGCGGGTCGCGGTGTCGTACACGCCGCTGGTGCGCACCGTGCCCTGATCGTCCTGGCAGGCCCAGGCGACGTAGCGTCCGACGGCCTCCAGCAGAGTGGCCGGGCACGGCGTGGTGAAGGTGCCGCGGTCCATCTCGCCCTTGATGTCACTGGCGTAGACGGTCTTGTCGTTCTGCCTGGAGAGCCAGAGCGTGTCGCCCTGGAGCGCGACGCCGGTCGCCTGCGTCGTGAACACCTGGGCACGGGCGTCGAGATCGCCGACGATGACCTGGTGGTTGGACGTCCAGTTGCCGTACGCGGTCTGCGCGAGTGCGACGTAGCGGCCGGCGGCGTCCG includes these proteins:
- the polX gene encoding DNA polymerase/3'-5' exonuclease PolX is translated as MARANDQVEAMLREYADLIAIRGGEGFKARAYEKAARAVGGHPRDVAALDAEGLREIPGVGRSVADKILEYLRTGRMSVVDKARASVPSGVRELIAIPGLGPRKAMALYEELGVTSVDQLLEAVHQERLRDLKGFGERTEENILHGISLLQKAGGGRILVGAAMDVAEQLVAELSAVRGCVRCTYAGSLRRMRETIGDVDVLVAASRPAPFMEALTSLPYVAEVIARGEKKTSVRTSTGLQVDLRVLPPASWGAGLQYFTGSKAHNIRTRELAVRQGLKLSEYGLFDAESGESTASETEESVYDRLGLPWIPPALREDRGEIAAGLRGELPDLLDDKDIRGDLHTHTDLTDGLAPLEDMVAAAAARGYAYYAVTDHAPDLSMQRMTREKILAQRERVRELDGRHHRMRLLHGTELNIGPDGSLDWPDAFLADFDICVASVHSHFDQSRPELTRRLIRACENPHVAVIGHPTTRRIGKRPGIDADFDAVFEACARTGTALEINAHPERLDLCDEDILRAKRYGVKFAVNSDAHATTHLPYMRYGVGTAQRGWLTADDVVNAWPLTRLRRFLAGKTR
- a CDS encoding glycoside hydrolase family 16 protein — encoded protein: MRETSGRKRATLRRAVLAAIGTAALVAAAAAGVVLPASAAAPPAPAGWSQVFLDEFDGPAGSGVDTADWQYTTGTSYPGGPANFGTGEIETMTADPANVSLDGAGHLRITPRRDAAGRWTSGRVETRRGDFEPPAGGTLRTEARIQMPNVTGPAAKGYWPAFWMLGTPYRGNWWNWPGVGEIDIMENVQGLNTVWATVHCGTSPGGPCNETSGIGGQRVCPGATCQAGFHTYAVEWDRSTAVEQMRFYVDGLNFHTVRADQVDATTWTNATNHGYFIILNVAMGGGFPDAFGGGPDAGTEPGHAMVVDYVSVLRSTGGTTPPTTPPTTPPTTPPSGNRDAYAAIRAESYDGQSGVAKEASADAGGGQNLAAIGNGDWALFRGVDFGSAPARQFHGRVASGAAGGVSGLVEVRLDSRTSPPVGSFSVANTGGWQSWRTIPANITAVTGTHDVYLTFTSGQPADFVNVNWFDFGH